DNA sequence from the Acipenser ruthenus chromosome 20, fAciRut3.2 maternal haplotype, whole genome shotgun sequence genome:
ATGCCTCCTAAATCACAAAACGAACTATTGACAGAACCTGGCAGTGTGAACAAAATAGGAACAAACAGAATCTGCTGACAGAAGGGAGTGTGAAGCAGTCTACAGGGAGGATTTCACAACTACAAACCACATAGCATGCTTAGCTATGTGGTTTCTGTGTATATGGACATCTCTTAGAAAACACTGGcagatacagaaaaaaacaagtaaacaggcaaacagacaaaaaaacaataaaaaaacagcaccTTGTAACTAAGGATGAAAGGCCATTATAGGCAGTCAAGCCAACACTGATTCGACATGACAAATCTGCAAGGTGTTCTGGAGGGAAACATGACCATTCCTCAATCCTGACCATCTTTAATTCCTTAAAGAAAGCTTACTTGGGCTGGCAGCCTTTATAAAAGTCCCCCACAGTAAATGTGTGCAGTACTTtccaaacttttataagggaatcaGCAGAGTTGTCACTTTTGAGATTTTTCTACAATTAACTCTCTATCAAAATCTATCACACCTGCTGTCTTGCAATAGTGAGATGCTgcagcatgtacagtatgtattacagaatacatgGCAGGGATCCAATTACTGACAAATAAACAACACCAGGGACAACAAGTGTGTGATACATGCTACAGGTGTTTCTAATGTATTTTGTCCCCAGTAGACAACACTGTGTAAAACTTGCAGTTGGACATGCATTGGGACAGGGGTCCAATAGACTAATCCCCACCCATTGACATGTATTGTATTATGTTTAGCTCGTTGACAAAGATATTACTCACTTGTCCTCGTTAATCTTGGACTTGCTGTCCAATACCAAGTAAACAGAGGCAAAGCTGCCGCTTCCCAGCTTCCTCTGAACAGTGTATCTCCCAGCAACACTTGCCCCGGGGCTAAACAGTGAAGTGAGGTGGGGTTCAGGGTTCAGGAGAGACTCCATGGCTCAGAAGGGGGAGAGGTTCCTCCTCTCCTCCTATATATCAGAGAGAAAAACAGAAAGACTGACTACTGTGTGCAAGGGCTTATTAGGCAGTAAAATGAGACTTGTCTCCAGACAATACTCTTTGTAACTAGGAAACAGAGGagatatacacatactgtattctAAGGGGCAAAAAACAATGATCTATCTTTTCAATATGCTGTTGGTTATGCTGTTTTTACCCAGCTTTTTTCATTGTCATTCAGTAAAcaaaattattactattattattattattattattattattattattattattattattattattattattattattttaaaataattgtacagaaacacagtaaaataacaatgCATATCTGGTAAACTTAGAAATAAGCTCCTGTAGATAGACTGATTGTCACACAGTAGAAATGAGTGGCATAACGTCTTCCAAATAATCTTAAAGCCACGAGCGTAACTGATTTAATAATCAACTGCACCATGTTTAATTAGaaataatgaatacaaaacagtaaatgtacatataagatataacatatataataaacaaatataacagCCCTTTTGCTGTATTCCAGTCTTGCCCCACTAACCTGCTGCAAGGTGAACACCTTCTACCTGTAAAATAACAATACCTTCTGAGAAACTAGTGCTGCGCGCCTGCGTGTAATCTTTGCTAACAAAccccagagacagagagaaagagagagaggtgcAGGAGAGCGTACAGGCCAGCACATGTGCAGGTACAGCAGGTACTGCGTAAAGCATAAGTAGCCACAGAGAAGCTGGAGGACATTTGAATTAATATAAGTAGTTTGTCTTTCAACTTTGCCAAGTTGTAAATTTGCAGGCTGTCTGTGGGAGGTTTCCAAAACATTGTGTGTATTTTAGTTTACAAACCCTAAGATGTTGTGTTAgtatatcttaaaaaaaaaaaaaaaaaaaaaaaaaacgtgatacATTTGGCAACGACACTCCTGCATGCCATAGAATGTGTTTGGAAGAGGTTGCCTTGACAACTCAGGTCCTGTCGTCCACAACACTGCTCTTAATGACTAATTTcggtacaaaataataaaaatgtgcattacacaATGTGGGCATATTCTTACACCTGACCAAAACATTTTACATACTAATAATAAAAGACCAGTATTTATCTGATTACAAGGTTCGCAGATTTAGGTAAGCAATACAGTGCATGAAAAGATGCAGTTTTTTTAGTTCGTTTTTTAGGTTAGCCTTTATTGATTAAACTTGTGTCATATATTTGTGTAATGCTAATATCGGAGGTAAATGACACAGTGATTAAGTTAAAGGAAGAATGGAAACTTCGAACCAGTGCGGGCAGACTTATTACGCCGTGGCTTTACCTCAGacagagaaattaaaaaaaaaaaaatgttgtccctGTCTTTTTAAATTAGGCCCCATGAGAAGCAACGTTAATTAGTTGGGGTCGTCAGCTGACCCAAGGGCTCATCTGCAGTAGGTGATCTATTTAAACTCGTAGAGTTGCAATGAGTAGAGTTTGTCTTTATCATGAAAAATCACATGTTTGTGTATGTCTGTTTGTCTTGGTATGTTTAGTGCAGCttatattttaataacaataaCCATAATTGGTAACCAACAAACATCATGTTTAACATCCATAATTTAACGTTATCGCTGGAGAACGACGGCGCCACTGTGAATGTAAGCAACTCTACATATGAAACTAGCGAACTCTCCAACCGGGCTGCCAAAATCTGCATTATATCCGTGCTCGGGACATTGATCATTTTGGGTAACCTGGCCGTCATCTTGGTGATCGCTTCCTCGGTAGCTGGCTGGTCTAAAAATACCCGGTACTTTTTGATTTCCCTTACTGGTGCGGACGCAGCCTTGGCACTCATCGTAATGCCATTAAACCTCTACGGAAGCCTGGTTAGGGAATACAAAGACGAGCCAGACTCGTACTGCCATGTGGTGGCATTTTTCAACTCGTCGATTTTCGCCTCTTGTATCTACTCGCTGGCCACCATAAGCCTGGAGAGATACATCTCTGTGTTCTACCCACTGAAGTACCCCATCGTGTTGACGAAAAACAGGATCCGAGCTCTGATCGCGGTAGCTTGGTTCTTTCCACCTGTGCTACTGTTGCCGATTTCCATTCCTGGTGGCATCGTGAAAGTGTACTTCTCCAGCGCCTCCTTAGTTTGCAACCCTGATTACTCAAGTAATGTCGCGTATTCCCTCACTCTGACAGCCCTCATTTTTTTCCCCTGCTCAATCATCATGACGTTTGCCAATTTCCGTCTGTGGTTTACAGCCAGGAGACAAAGAAAGAAGTTCAGAAATTACAAGCTGGGGGTCCGCAGCAGCCCGGACTCTGCCTCCAGGGTCCTCGTGCCCGTTATGATTGTTTTCTACACGTGCTGGACCCCATGTATGATCACCATCCTCTACACAGGCAAGTACATGttcgctttttgtttgtttgtttttttcgttcGTTCTCAAACGGTTAGCACTTAACTACCTAAAGCAATATAAAGTTGTCTAGGCTCTTACCATGGTCTCACAATCATGTTTAGGATGTACCGGTATTTGATTGTAACTGTACTTTATTCCCAAGTTTGTTACTTTTCCCCGTGTGCAAACAGGATACATTTGTAAGCAtttctaaagttaaaaaaaaaaaactgctttgaaTTTAAAATTAATCTTACTTGTCCTGCAGTTCATTTCGTATCCGCCAAACATTTTAAGAAACCCCTCCTCGTCATCCTCAGCCACTGTGAAGCTACAAGAAGTTAGCAAACTAAACTGTTCCCAAAGGTTATTGATTAGCGTCTGAtgtatgtataattttttttgttttattacggtTGCAATTGAATTAACTTTCAGTGATTGTTAATATGTGGAGTTGGGAATCATTCATTTTACTAGTTATCATATTGTGGAATTGCGTGCCAGCAGTGAAAGGGGGTTTTAAATCCTGTAACCACCCTGGGTAGTTAAAGTCCACTACCCAGGAATCTATCTCAGACGGCTGTTTACTTTGGAGCCTGCTTTCTCAGGGTAAGAGGAAAACTGGCTGGGTATAGTTCGCCTCATTCAGCAACACTTATTGTTCAATTTCCTTGACAGTCAAGGCAGTGGCTTCCCAGACTCTCAGAGGTTAGTGGGTTGCAGTTGGAAGGTCATATTTCAAATAGATAAATTGTCAAAATGTATCAAAGGAAATCAACTTCCGAAGAATAGCATTACACACAATTGGTATCccagtcatattattattattattattattattgttgttattgttttttttcttcctcgtCAGCAATTTCCCGGCACAGAGTTCCGGAGTGGGTGGAGTTTGTGGCAGTGTGGCTGCCCAGTGCTAATGGCTTTCTCAACTGCATCGTCTACTTCTGGCTGAACCGCAGCTTCCGCAGGAAGTTCCAGCTGCTGGGGCGGAGGCTGTGTCTGCCAGTGTTCCCTGAGGTGGGCATGGGAGTGGGGATCAGGGGCCCAGCTGACATCAGTGCGGTGAGTCAAGCATGGGAGAACAACAATTCCATTCCAGAGCGTTCTTGCAGCATGTCCTCCAGCTGCACCCTGCTGCCCCACCATGCCACAGAGAGCTACCTATAACAGCATGTTGCTTTTTCCCTTCAGCCAGgtacttgcattgttgcacaCTGAACAAACAACCAGTCGCTTGGTTGGGTGCATCTGTCAACTCTCCATCATACTTGGAGCAACTTGATTACAGTGATGTTTCCACATGAAACACAATGCAAGTTTCGGGCAACTAGAAACCTATTTGGAACATTTTCTCAACGTGCAAAGTTTaaccaacaaaacattattttcagcATTATAGTGAAAATTATTATCTACAAATAGTTGCTTCAACAGCTACCAGAAAACAATGCTTTGTGTTTCAGGGTCTTTATGTATTTGACATCTGCCACAATGGGTCTTTTTTAAGGTTAAATATCATGTTTTAGAATATCTTGCATAAatgttttgggaaaaaaaagcaGTAATGGCCAAAAATGCACAATGAATCCTAAGAATTCATATGGATTAAGTGTTGCCAACATTTGTCCTGCAACATAGTTTATTGGCATTCAATCTTTTCAGTTCAACTATGTTACAGgttcttttcctttttaattatgtgtttttttacCCTATTATACTAGCCCCTAAATATGGAGCAGGAGTAGTATAAATATAACTAATCCACAACTGAGATGAGAATATTTTTGCATTTGTGGAAAGTAGATCATTTAAACTTAAGAGTTATTGACAGCTGGTGCTGGAATAAGGGGGCATATCATTGGGGATGATTTTGAAGCAGCTCTGCCAACATTTAGAATCCTGCCCAGTCTgccttacatttaaaaaaaaaaaaaaaattcattttaaaagtcaaaaccTGCCTAGTTCTTTGGGGTTTACACTTAATTGGAGTTAACGGAAACACCATTTTATCTATGAGGTTTGCATGCATTTCTTCATTTGCTCCCCACCTTCCACCCCACctcaatttttgtttgtttcatgggCAATGGAGTCTATTTAAATTGCTATTAAAATATATGGATGTGCAGCATATAATTTAGTCTAATGTAGCCTCCTACCTGGTAATACTGTACAGGAAGCTATGCCAAAAGATGCAACATGCTGTTCTGTACTCGCACTTAAAGCTGCATAAAGCTATCCGTCTTAGttaatattattttctgtttgttaccGAGTAATTCACATTCATTTCTGTGTTGTTGACACAAGTCACATAATCTGAACTCTTTGTTTTGCACTGGTTAAGTTCTCACTAATATCACagcaagttatttatttttaatgtatagtTGCAATGTAGTTGGAATGTTttgtaatatataatttattctgCCCCACTTTGGGGCGTCCTGGGGCTTACTACGCTATAGATACCTTGGCTGATCACGCCTACATTTCACTTGTCAATGCCAAGCAACTAGAACTGGAGAGAAGCCAAGTCAAAAAGCCCTTAACAAACAGACaaatgaactatatatatatattattgcagcATATTGCAGCAGTAATTGTGAACATCATAAAATGGTAAGATCACAAAAAAAATTGCCACGGCCTCTAATAAATATCGACCCTTCCTACCGTGAATGCAAGATCCATTTATAACCCATGTAGGGGATCCCAGGCACTTTAAATGGCAGCTACAAGCCATATTTGTTTCCCTTAAGTGCTGTGGACAAGTAAACAGACCTATCGGGACCAGTACTCAGAAATCTGAAGAATATGCTTAACCTTGAAAGTTCATCTACTATCCTCATGTCATATATCATCTGAAGGTTGCAGTATAATAACTGGTTTAAACAATCTGTGCATTTTAATAATTCATTTTGTAAATGCTCATTTAATATACGTAATTAACAAATACTCCATGTCCTGTAATGGTTTAAATACCCTGTTAATGCTGCTTTTGAATGTAAATAATTCTTACCTTGGGATGCTGAAATCCACACAAGGGTATGTGGAATTCATCTTCCCAAACAAAGAAACACTATTCCAGGTAATCTTGGTCTTTTTCATCCAAAAGTGtaagggaaaaaaaactaaactgaaaaatGCCCACAAAACAAATATACTACCACAGTTCTTTAAGTAAAGGTTTACACATTGGATGGATTGTGGGGAGCAGGTGGGTCAACGTGTGTCTTTAAAATATATGATGCATACAAATGGTTGCTTTAGATATCTGGCAAATCTTTTCCATCTTTTTGCCATTGAAATTGTCTTATTTAAGGACATTTGGTAAATGAAGGAAGAATCATGCATTTACCAATGTAAATCAACTGGTTAGATCATCCCCAGTATCCAGCAAATGCCATTGGTTAGAATGTTGCCATAGTTCTAAATTCTCAGTTTATGAATGTTAGCATAATAGTGTAGATAATACTGAATGTATATCATTTTCTATAGGAAAGTGTTTAACATTTTTGCACTAATCTACAGCCGCAGTCTGTCGGTATGGCAGAGGCGAATTAATTCTGTTGTAGAAAAGGAGAATCGTGTGTCAAACATTTTATCGTAATGGCATAAAATATTAAATAGGTAGTCTGGTATCACAGTGTTATGGGGTAATTAATAATATAGTTAAGAAATTGTCTATTTGTGTTTATTGCATGAAAAACGTATTTACTTAATTTATTAAACAGATTAATAAAgatattgattaatttattgtgtATCATAccgtatttgttaaatgttttgttttactgttataaaaaaatgaaaaaaaaatgaacaaattgatttatAAAATTTTTGTGATTTAAGAAAgtgcttatttttgttttgtatttgcaaaaaaagttgaattgttaAGACAATAAAGCTTTACGCCTTCATTGTAAATGGTGGTGTGTgtaaattttattattttttttcatctagGTTTCTTCAATATTTGGCTTTTATAGGCTGGTAATGTTAAGCAACTTAAGCCCTTTGTATGACCATGGTATGCAGATTTATTATCCTTGCCAGGGATAAAGTCCCTGTGAACCAGGATGTAGTCGAGCGGTCGTACCTATGTTCGGACATATTGCTTTTCCATATATCTGAAGAAAATGCTTTTCCAATTGTCACGAAATTGGTATTAACATTCTGCCTGTACATCCATCAGCCGGTATGTCGTACTTCCATTTTTGCAAATATCTGGAGAAATATTTCATTcccctttttttttctattctgtaCGTACTATTGATATATCACTCGATCATCAactgtttttattgtgctgattttgAATTTGTTCATGGCAGGGGGATGTGTGTTACTCGCATGCTTGTTTTTCGATTGCTTTAGCGTTGGATTAATTTTGCATTCCTCGGGAGGATCAGAAAGAAGCTGAGTTCTATAACACTTGACCGTGGGGAGGTTATTTCGCTTCTCTGTCCTGTCTCAGAACGGGGGCAATGTGACCGCGCTTTTAAAGTCTAAGAGAACTGCAGACTGCTTTTCTAAACTAGTTATCTTTCTATAAAGTTACTTCCTGCCAAATTAGTTTAAAGAAGAGATGTCATTGGATCCAGATGAGAAGTACATTGttgggttgtgtttgttttttttttttttttaaattatcagcCTTCTAGGACTTTGTTGAAATCTATCAGCTTGCAGTACTAAACACTGCTGAGCTGGAGATGTAAATGGCATGTACCCAGATCAGGAATATGAAAGAATCTGTTGTTGACAGGGGAACGTCTGTGCTGATTACGCAGCTTTCTGTTCAGTTATGTTCCCTAGGAAAGGGGCTGACCCTGTTCCCAGTAGCTGTTCTTTAAACTGTGTCACgcaaaaacattatttcaatccCATGTTTGCATTTGAAGATAATGCTGACACAATTGCCATCACTTTATCAACCTGTATTACTGCATTTTTTAGTACTGACAATGCAGAAGACCATGCAATTAACATGTATTAGCTAATTTAATGTAAAAGCCCCCTTCAAATGAATTGATTGTATGCTGGAGCAAACAGACGTTTTCGACTCGCCTCTTCCTTTTTTCACAGAAGAAATAGAGGTTTTTGTTCTTTTCCTGGTCCCATGTTGCCTCGGGGATTTTAATATTAGAAATGTAATTGCCTGTCTCTCTGTTCTCATACCTAAACCTGACTTTCTGTGATTGAAAATTCCCCAACTGCCCTCCttcattaaaaagaaacatgCAAACACACCTAAGTTTTTAATGAGACAAATGCCACTAATTATTTCTCATGAGTACTGATATTTACaccttaaacaaaaatacatgttcattttggTTTTCTGTGTAGTCTAAAtaagttatgtttttatttaataggtATTATGTTTGTATATCCTTGTCCATGTAGGACAAGCACTTTACAATGCAAAATAACAGATTTTTAGTAATTGCAGTTGAATAACAACATGGTATTAACTTaatctgttaaataaataaatatgtaatttaaaaaaatgtgcccTAATTGGTTTCTTTCACAAAAACCCATCTCCTTATGCAGAAATATAGTGGTTACTGCAATAGGAGAGTTGCTGGGGCCTCACAGACTgctgggagctgtcagcaggCTGCCATACCTCCAGCAGACCCTGGGAAAGTCTGCTGTTGCTTGGCAACTTAAAAATTGATCAGGCAAGAAATCCTGATGCTTGTTCACTGTGTGCTGATTTTTATCAGGGGGTTtgtttatgaaaagaaaaaacattttcagcCTGGAGAAAATAGACACCACAAACTACTGTATAAAACCTGCAAGACCTGATTTATCACATCATAATGTTCGTTGCCTCTGCTGTGCTCatctgcagctatggccaaacgttttgcaacacctagaattttaggattaaaaaagcaatatgaacagaatttaatcttgtatttaacaacatgtaatcaaagaaactacaaaataatatcgcaaaagtctaccggaagccataatagtagtacagtatttcatgttggattaaaaaaatgtcacatttttcaatttgtcacttttttgttaagtatatggaaaactacaaagtgatatgtaattagaggggcttgcgaagcaagagtccctactttaaatcttcgacatactacttcttcttcttcttattattattatttggcacgctactcctcttacaccgtttaagctagaaacactgttcaaactttaaaacgtgtagacc
Encoded proteins:
- the zgc:162592 gene encoding 5-hydroxytryptamine receptor 1, with the protein product MFNIHNLTLSLENDGATVNVSNSTYETSELSNRAAKICIISVLGTLIILGNLAVILVIASSVAGWSKNTRYFLISLTGADAALALIVMPLNLYGSLVREYKDEPDSYCHVVAFFNSSIFASCIYSLATISLERYISVFYPLKYPIVLTKNRIRALIAVAWFFPPVLLLPISIPGGIVKVYFSSASLVCNPDYSSNVAYSLTLTALIFFPCSIIMTFANFRLWFTARRQRKKFRNYKLGVRSSPDSASRVLVPVMIVFYTCWTPCMITILYTAISRHRVPEWVEFVAVWLPSANGFLNCIVYFWLNRSFRRKFQLLGRRLCLPVFPEVGMGVGIRGPADISAVSQAWENNNSIPERSCSMSSSCTLLPHHATESYL